The Bacteroidia bacterium genomic interval CCTGTAAAAGCCGATGTGGTAGTAACTGAATTCTGCTTTTGAACTCCCCGCATCTGCATACACAAATGCGCACATTCAATCACTACTGCAACCCCTTTCGGATGCAAGGTTTCCTGAATACAATCCCTGATTTCATTAGTCAATCGCTCCTGAACCTGCAAGCGACGAGCAAAGGCATCTACTACCCTCGGAATTTTACTCAAACCCACTATCTTCCCATCCGGAATATAGGCAATATGAGCCTTGCCAAAAAAAGGCAATAAATGATGTTCGCATAAAGAATACAATTCAATATCCTTCACCAACACCATTTGACTATAATCCTCGTTAAACATGGCTGAGCGCATAATTTCACCCGGATCAATGTCGTAACCCGAAGTAAGAAACTGCATCGCTTTAGCAGCCCTCTCCGGCGTTTTTAATAGGCCTTCCCGGTCAATGTTCTCGCCCAGGTCTTTTAAAATCGAACCGTAACTAAATGACAAATCTTTTGTTGTTTTCTCGTCATACCGGTCAATTTTTTCGTAGCCCTTGTCTTGTTTGTTCTTTCTGTATGTCATAAAAATGGTAACAAGTTTCTTATTCTCCCCGGTACTCCACAGAGTTGTTCTCCGTTTCAAATATCCGCACCGAATAGAGTTTTGCATGGTGCTCCTGAATCAATGGATCCAAAATCTTCCATATCGCAATTGCCATATTTTCCGTACTCGGCAAAATCCCCGCCATAAACGGAACATCCACATTCAAATTCTTATGATCCAACTTAACAATTACTTCCCTTTGAATCAAAACAGCCAGGTCTTTCAAATTAATGATAAAACCTGTTTCCGGATTTGGTCTACCTTTTACCGTTACCAATAACGTAAAATTATGTCCATGCCAATTGGCATTCGAACAACGTCCAAAAACTCTTTGATTTTCTTCTTCACTCCAATCAGAACGATGCAAACGATGGGCTGCATTAAAATTTTCCTTCCTGGTTAAATATACTTCTGGCATATTTCACAAAAGTAGCTAGAACTAACTTTGAAACACTAATTCATCGCAATTCTTTTGGTTTTTTAAGGTTTCCTCCCCACCATTTCCGCACTTGCTGTCTTATTTTGTCAAAATTTTTTAGGTTTTTTATTTAGGCGGGCCCCCTTCCGCCAACCACCCTTCTTGCCAAATTTTCAAGGCTAAGCACATGGCGTTCGGGTCACGCTATCGGCTGTAGTCCTCGTCCCCCTAGGCTAAAGCCGTAGTGGGCCTGTGGGCTACTTGCCTCTATCGTTGCCCGGGCACTCCGAACCTGGCTCCTGCAAGCCTCTAAGCTTTTACCTCTTCCACTAACTACCAACCGTTGAAATCTTTACCCAACCCGGCTTGGCCACAATGAAAACAAAACTACTTTCGTTAGAACCTAAGCTCATTTGTATGCAACCGACAGGCAAACTTCCCATATGGATTTTCAACCATCTTAAACCTGTTGGGCTTTCCCTGCTTTTTTCCGGTCTACTCCTCTCTTCCTTCGCTCAACAAAAAAAGGAAGTCCAACCTCCTTTAACACGTATTCTATTTGTTTTCGACGCCTCACAAAGCATGTACGGTCGCTGGCAAACCGGCGTTAAAATGGAAGTAGCTAAAAAACTCCTTTCCAACCTTTTGGATAGCCTTGCACGAGTAGACAATCTGCAACTGGCATTGCGTTGCTACGGACACCAAAGCAAATTCCCACCCCAGGATTGCAAAGACACCAAATTGGAAGTCCCCTTTGGACCCAATACTGCACCTAAAATAAAAAACAGAATCATGCAATTGGTTCCTTCCGGCACAACACCAATTGCCTACAGTCTCGAAAAGGCCGCCAATGACTTTACCCCTTGTGGAAATTGCCGGAATATTATTATTCTTATAACCGACGGTATCGAAGAATGCAACGGTGATCCTTGTGCCGTTTCCGCAGCTTTGCAAAAAAACGGAATCATCCTCAAACCTTTTGTAATCGGCGTAGGATTGGGAGTCGACATTAAAAAACAATTTGAATGTGTCGGAAATTTTTACGATGCTTCCAACGAAGAACAATTCCGGACGGTTTTGAATGTGGTCATTTCCCAAGCATTGAATAGCACCACCATGCAGGTTAACTTGTTAGATATCGCAGGCAAACCAACCGAAACCAATGTGGATATGACCTTTTATGACGAATTTTCCGGACGAATCCGCTACAACTTTGTACATACGCTCAACCACAAAGGCAATCCAGATACCCTGCAAGTGGACCCTTTAGGTTCTTACAAAATAGTTGTCCATACTATTCCTCCGGTCGAAAAAGACAGCATTATCTTAATTCCCGGAAAGCATACCGTGGTTGGAATTGATGCGCCTCAAGGTTTCTTGGTACTCAAAACAAGCGGCCACAGCGAATACAAAAACCTCCAGGCCATTGTTCGAAAAAAAGGGGATACCAAAACCTTATTAGTCATGCCTTTCGATGAGGTAGAAAAGCTTATCGTAGGCGAATACGACCTGGAGATATTAACCTTGCCCCGCTTGTATATCAATGATGTTCAAATAACCCAAAGCCATACTACAACCGTTTCTATCCCACAAGCCGGAATTGCCAATATACTTAAAAAAGGACCAGGCTACGGAAACATTTGTTTAGAAGAAAACAATGAGTTGAAAAATATTTACAACTTAAAAGAGAATAACATCCAAGAAAATGTTGTTTTGCAACCTGGAAGGTACCGCATATTTTTCCGTCCAAAAGGCTCAAAAGAATCAATTTACACCCTTGAAAAACAGGTTAAAATTGAATCGGGCAGTTCGGTCAATGTGCAATTGTACTAAAACTCCTAAAACCCGGTTTGCATGAACATAACAAAATACTCCGAAGATAAAGACACCCGCAGTGGGTTTGGTGAAGGACTCTTAGAATTGGGAAGAACCAATCCCAATGTAGTTGCCCTTTGCGCCGATTTAACAGGCTCCCTTAAAATGGATGCTTTTGAAAAAGAATTTCCTGACCGCTTTTTTCAGGTAGGAATTGCAGAAGCCAATATGATTGGAATTGCTGCCGGAATGACCATTGGTGGTAAAATTCCATTTACAGGAACATTTGCTAATTTTAGCACCGGCAGGGTATATGACCAAATACGTCAATCGGTTGCATACAGCGGAAAAAATGTGAAAATTTGCGCCTCACATGCAGGCTTAACCCTTGGAGAAGATGGTGCAACCCACCAAATTTTGGAAGATATCGGCTTAATGAAAATGCTGCCCGGCATGGCCGTTATTAACCCTTGCGACTTCAACCAAACCAAAGCGGCTACTATTGCCATCGCTGAATACGATGGCCCTGTTTACCTCCGATTTGGCCGACCTAAAATCGCCAACATTACCCCTCCTGACCAAAAATTTGAAATAGGTAAAGCAGTCCTGCTTAAAGAAGGTAAGGATGTTTCCATTTTCTGCACAGGACACCTCGTAATTAAGGCTGTAATGGCCGAAGAAATTCTCGCAGCAAAAGGTATTAATGCCGAAATTATTAATATTCATACCATCAAACCGCTGGATGAAGATGCCATTCTAAAAAGTATTGCCAAAACCGGTTGTGCCGTTAGCTGCGAAGAACATCAAATGGCCGGTGGTTTAGGCGATAGCATTGCCCAGGTTTTGGCTAAAAACAACCCTAAACCATTGGAATATGTAGCGGTAAATGATTCATTCGGTGAAAGTGGCACTCCGGATGAACTAATGGCTAAATATGGTTTGGAAGTTAAAAACATTGTGGAGGCCGTAGAAAAAGCCTTGGCTCGTAAATAAGTTCAATACCTCTTCCGGTTATGAATGAAATCTCCCGAAAAAAGCCGGCATTCCCAATTCATCCTTCCTTTAGGAATTACCTGGAACAATACGGCAGGGAAAACGATTTGCCTGTAAATTACCACCACCTCGAAGATTGGGAACTTTCGGTGCCCCTTTTAGATAAAATAGGTAATGACACGCTTTGGGAAACGGTTTTCTTTAACCCGGAAAAAACAAAATGGCTAAATGCCGGACTTACCAGCATTTATGCCCTTTTAAAGACCGAAGGCGATGTAGATGTTATGGAACATCTGCAAGTGGAACGTATCGACTATTGCACGTTCGGAAATAGCAATCCTTTCCGTATCCGCATCATCAACCGATTAAACGACAATTACGATTACTTCTATGTAAAAAAGGCCGATGCCTCCCGCGTCTATGGTTTGGAATTAGAACACCTATTGTCGCCCAACCGAATGAGCTACATCACCGACGATAACACCTTAATCGAAGAACATGTAGCAGGAATTCCCGGCGATAGCTTTATGCGGGATTATATGCACCAACGACCTACCAACCGGGTTAGATTGGCTAAGGAGTTTGTTAAATTCAACGAACGTTGCTTTGTCCGATTGCTTGGCG includes:
- the folE gene encoding GTP cyclohydrolase I FolE, with translation MTYRKNKQDKGYEKIDRYDEKTTKDLSFSYGSILKDLGENIDREGLLKTPERAAKAMQFLTSGYDIDPGEIMRSAMFNEDYSQMVLVKDIELYSLCEHHLLPFFGKAHIAYIPDGKIVGLSKIPRVVDAFARRLQVQERLTNEIRDCIQETLHPKGVAVVIECAHLCMQMRGVQKQNSVTTTSAFTGEFLEGKTRSEFIRLISADLHS
- a CDS encoding 6-carboxytetrahydropterin synthase is translated as MPEVYLTRKENFNAAHRLHRSDWSEEENQRVFGRCSNANWHGHNFTLLVTVKGRPNPETGFIINLKDLAVLIQREVIVKLDHKNLNVDVPFMAGILPSTENMAIAIWKILDPLIQEHHAKLYSVRIFETENNSVEYRGE
- a CDS encoding VWA domain-containing protein; its protein translation is MKTKLLSLEPKLICMQPTGKLPIWIFNHLKPVGLSLLFSGLLLSSFAQQKKEVQPPLTRILFVFDASQSMYGRWQTGVKMEVAKKLLSNLLDSLARVDNLQLALRCYGHQSKFPPQDCKDTKLEVPFGPNTAPKIKNRIMQLVPSGTTPIAYSLEKAANDFTPCGNCRNIIILITDGIEECNGDPCAVSAALQKNGIILKPFVIGVGLGVDIKKQFECVGNFYDASNEEQFRTVLNVVISQALNSTTMQVNLLDIAGKPTETNVDMTFYDEFSGRIRYNFVHTLNHKGNPDTLQVDPLGSYKIVVHTIPPVEKDSIILIPGKHTVVGIDAPQGFLVLKTSGHSEYKNLQAIVRKKGDTKTLLVMPFDEVEKLIVGEYDLEILTLPRLYINDVQITQSHTTTVSIPQAGIANILKKGPGYGNICLEENNELKNIYNLKENNIQENVVLQPGRYRIFFRPKGSKESIYTLEKQVKIESGSSVNVQLY
- a CDS encoding transketolase family protein, translating into MNITKYSEDKDTRSGFGEGLLELGRTNPNVVALCADLTGSLKMDAFEKEFPDRFFQVGIAEANMIGIAAGMTIGGKIPFTGTFANFSTGRVYDQIRQSVAYSGKNVKICASHAGLTLGEDGATHQILEDIGLMKMLPGMAVINPCDFNQTKAATIAIAEYDGPVYLRFGRPKIANITPPDQKFEIGKAVLLKEGKDVSIFCTGHLVIKAVMAEEILAAKGINAEIINIHTIKPLDEDAILKSIAKTGCAVSCEEHQMAGGLGDSIAQVLAKNNPKPLEYVAVNDSFGESGTPDELMAKYGLEVKNIVEAVEKALARK